CCACAAGAAGTAACAAAAGAAGAGCGAAAATCTAAAAAGAAAAAATCGAATTAGAGAAAACCAATCTAATTGTTTAAAGTAGAAATGAGATCCTGGAACATTATGTTTCAGGATTTTTTCCATGAGTAATTTCAAAAAAAAAGTGTAGAAAATTAACTTTAAAATGAACTTCTAATTTATATTTTCTGAAATAGAATTATTTCTATTAATTTATATAATACAAAATAACAAAAACAGGAAGACAACACTTAAAACATTAACAACCAATGCTTTAACACCTTAAAATCATTATATTTGTTTGTGTAAAAAAACGGATTATTTCTATCATTAATAAAAAAAAGAAAAAATGATGACACAAGCAACTACTTTACCTCTGACAATTATGGCCTTTACAGGCTTTTTTTTTCAGCCTCAGCTGACGATGGCTCAGCAGAAGAATCCTCAGGAACAGAGAGTTTCCGTCCGGGAGCTGCCACAATTTACAACAGATTCTTCTATGGGAACGTTCCATTTAAATTTTGAAGGACTTAATATTACTTCATCTTATCTTACCGCTCATTTTAATGAATGGTTGGGAGCAGACAGCAATCACACCTTCAAACTGATAAGCGAAAACACAGATGAATTAGGTATAAAACATTCTGTTTATCAACACTTTTACAAAAACACAAAAGTGCAGGACGAATTGATGCTTTTACACGAAAAAAACGGAAGACTTACCTTTGTAAATGGTGAATTTACCGGGAAAATTGATCTCAATCCTTCAACATTGTCCGAAAGGGAGGCAGAAAATATTATTTCTAAAGATTTTCCCGAAAATACAAAGATTACATTCTCTTCTCCTGAAACGGTAATTGCTAAAGTGAAAAGTGAAAATGGTATAAAAACATACTATGCCACCAAGGCTGAAGCATCTTCTATGAAGCCAATGAAAGCTTTTGATTACTATATTGATCATGCTAGCCGTAAAATTGTAAAAAAGCTTTCAAAAATTTATGCCTCAGATACTCCTTCTACAAGTGCAACTCTTAATAAAGGTAATCAACAAATCACGGTAGATTCTTATTCAGGCGGATATAGGCTTAGAGATAATGCACGAAAAATACATACTTTCAACGGAACTAATTTTGATGGCGATATAAACCAAAACGGAAGCTTTGTAGGAGCTACAGAATATAACAATTCTACCGCAAATTATACATCCAACGCCACTAAACCTGCTGTAGAAGTACATTGGGGAATAGAAAAAACACATGATTATTACTTAGCAAGACACAATAGAAATAGTTTTGATAACAATGGTACACTCGTAAGAAATTACTATAATATAAATATGAATGTCTTTAGTGATGATCCTGGTCATAATGGCGCCAATGCTGCAGCTATAGATCAAAATGGCATCGTAGCAATGGTATATGGGAATGGAAAAATAAATAATACAGCCGTATTAAATCCAGTTGTAATGATTGATGTTGCAGGGCATGAATATTCACATCTAGTGGTCAGCAGAAATGGTTTAGGAGGTCTTAATTATGCAGGGGAATCCGGAGCGTTGAACGAGTCTATTGCAGATATGATGGGAACGGCAATTGAATTCTATACAGGATTAAATCCCAATTGGACAGTGGCTGAAGGAATATTTATAAATCCTCCTGGAAATTCTCCCAATTATTTCAGAAATATGGGAGATCCAAATTCGGCTTTCCAGCCCCAACCCGACACGTATATGGGTACTTTTTGGGAACCAACAGGCAATCCATCAGAATCAAATGATTATGGTGGCGTACATACCAACAGCGGCGTAGGAAATTATTGGTTTTATCTTTTATCACAAGGAGGAGCTGGAACAAACGACATTGGAAATACTTATTCAGTAACAGGAATTGGAATTCAAAAATCAGAGAAGATAATTTATAGAAC
The sequence above is a segment of the Chryseobacterium sp. MYb264 genome. Coding sequences within it:
- a CDS encoding M4 family metallopeptidase, producing the protein MMTQATTLPLTIMAFTGFFFQPQLTMAQQKNPQEQRVSVRELPQFTTDSSMGTFHLNFEGLNITSSYLTAHFNEWLGADSNHTFKLISENTDELGIKHSVYQHFYKNTKVQDELMLLHEKNGRLTFVNGEFTGKIDLNPSTLSEREAENIISKDFPENTKITFSSPETVIAKVKSENGIKTYYATKAEASSMKPMKAFDYYIDHASRKIVKKLSKIYASDTPSTSATLNKGNQQITVDSYSGGYRLRDNARKIHTFNGTNFDGDINQNGSFVGATEYNNSTANYTSNATKPAVEVHWGIEKTHDYYLARHNRNSFDNNGTLVRNYYNINMNVFSDDPGHNGANAAAIDQNGIVAMVYGNGKINNTAVLNPVVMIDVAGHEYSHLVVSRNGLGGLNYAGESGALNESIADMMGTAIEFYTGLNPNWTVAEGIFINPPGNSPNYFRNMGDPNSAFQPQPDTYMGTFWEPTGNPSESNDYGGVHTNSGVGNYWFYLLSQGGAGTNDIGNTYSVTGIGIQKSEKIIYRTLTNYLTPNATYLDAYNATKMAITDLYGANGNEAIQNAKAWYAVGFGNGNLATSETVKVTENDFRVYPNPVSQGYFTIETPAKGDSTYELYDLSGKLLIPSQKLNSGVNKIQVNGVQSGVYLLKINSSGDMFSKKIIIK